A single Arcobacter sp. FWKO B DNA region contains:
- a CDS encoding DUF2169 family type VI secretion system accessory protein: MNFKNHTPFSAFAWENHDNNKQTYITSVCRIKLTISYKKDNELLELKLDKNQGDLFDKDIFFDDSNEKELRYSTDYIPFKPMADIIINANSYSKIALPMWSCGVKVFSQSNKMILEKNLIVSGQRNWIKKPIVGWELENPTKCDKVPLRYSLAYGGEITKDEEIISSYPYNPIGIGLVDKNHPSHIIKAPQIYEAKLPINPDVPYEILSYEGFGNIDRSWEDRFVFGGTYDDNWIKNQSPFLPLDFDYRFYQTSHPDMRLKEYIQPFTTVVLENLLPNASIAKIIIPPYTPISKTTTNTQENISSMNLDTLLIDIDSQNPNDWCIYLSYRSRIKFDEDVISSEIFLETSRDS; the protein is encoded by the coding sequence ATGAATTTCAAAAATCATACCCCATTTAGTGCGTTTGCTTGGGAAAATCATGATAACAACAAGCAAACATATATCACTTCAGTTTGTAGAATAAAACTTACTATATCATATAAGAAAGATAATGAATTATTGGAATTGAAACTAGATAAAAATCAAGGGGATTTATTCGACAAAGATATATTTTTTGATGATTCAAATGAGAAAGAACTAAGATATTCAACAGACTATATACCATTTAAACCTATGGCTGATATTATCATAAATGCAAACTCATACTCAAAGATTGCATTACCTATGTGGAGCTGTGGGGTTAAAGTATTTTCCCAAAGTAATAAAATGATACTTGAAAAAAATCTTATTGTTAGTGGTCAAAGAAATTGGATAAAAAAGCCAATCGTAGGATGGGAACTAGAAAATCCAACAAAATGTGATAAAGTACCACTTAGATATAGCCTAGCTTATGGTGGAGAAATTACAAAAGATGAGGAAATAATATCATCATATCCATACAATCCTATCGGTATTGGTCTTGTGGACAAAAACCATCCATCGCATATCATAAAAGCTCCACAAATCTATGAAGCCAAACTACCTATAAATCCAGATGTGCCATATGAAATTTTATCATATGAAGGGTTTGGTAATATTGATAGAAGCTGGGAGGATAGATTTGTGTTTGGTGGCACATATGATGATAACTGGATAAAAAATCAAAGTCCATTTTTGCCTCTTGATTTTGACTATAGATTTTATCAGACATCCCATCCAGACATGAGACTAAAAGAATATATACAACCCTTTACTACTGTGGTATTAGAAAACCTATTACCCAATGCATCTATAGCAAAAATAATAATCCCACCCTACACTCCCATATCAAAAACAACAACCAATACACAAGAAAATATCTCATCAATGAATCTAGACACCCTACTCATAGACATAGATTCACAAAATCCTAATGATTGGTGTATTTACTTATCTTACAGAAGCAGAATAAAATTTGATGAAGATGTAATTTCTAGTGAAATATTTTTAGAAACATCAAGGGATAGTTAG